A stretch of the Medicago truncatula cultivar Jemalong A17 chromosome 5, MtrunA17r5.0-ANR, whole genome shotgun sequence genome encodes the following:
- the LOC112422182 gene encoding receptor-like protein 9DC3, with protein MSDHVIGLDLSCNNLKGELHPNSTIFQLKHLHQLNLAFNNFSLSSMPIGVGDLVKLTHLNLSKCYLNGNIPSTISHLSKLVSLDLSSYWSEQVGLKLNSFIWKKLIHNATNLRELHLNSVDMSSITESSLSMLKNLSSSLVSLSLRKTELQGNLSSDILSLPNLQRLDLSFNQNLSGQLPKSNWSTPLRYLNLRLSAFSGEIPYSIGQLKSLTQLVLSDCNLDGMVPLSLWNLTQLTYLDLSFNKLNGFIGEFSTYSLQSLYLFNNNLQGHFPNSIFQLQNLTYLDLSSTNLSGVVDFHQFSKLNKLSSLDLSHNSFLSINIDSSADSILPNLESLYLSSANIKSFPKFLARVHNLQWLDLSNNNIHGKIPKWFHKKLLNTWKDIRYIDLSFNNFQGDLPIPPSGIKYFSLSNNNFTGYISSTFCNASSLYMLDLAHNNLTGMIPQCLGTLTSLTVLDMQMNNLYGSIPRTFSKGNAFETIKLNGNQLEGPLPQSLANCSYLEVLDLGDNNVEDTFPDWLETLPELQVISLRSNNLHGAITCSSTKHTFPKLRIFDVSNNNFSGPLPTSCIKNFQGMMNVNDNNTGLQYMGDSYYYNDSVVVTMKGFFMELTKILTTFTTIDLSNNMFEGEIPQVIGELNSLKGLNLSNNGIIGSIPQSLSHLRNLEWLDLSCNQLKGEIPVALTNLNFLSVLNLSQNHLEGIIPKGQQFNTFGNDSFEGNTMLCGFQLSKSCKNEEDLPPHSTSEDEEESGFGWKAVAIGYACGAIFGLLLGYNVFFFTGKPEWLARHVEHMFDIRLKRTNNRAIANRRRMN; from the exons ATGTCAGATCACGTGATTGGTCTGGACCTCAGTTGCAACAATCTAAAAGGTGAATTACATCCCAATAGCACCATCTTTCAGCTTAAACACCTTCACCAACTCAACTTggcttttaataatttttctttgtctTCAATGCCTATTGGTGTTGGAGATTTAGTGAAACTCACACATCTAAATCTATCAAAATGTTACCTCAATGGTAATATTCCTTCCACAATCTCTCATTTGTCAAAATTAGTATCACTTGATCTTAGCAGTTACTGGTCCGAACAAGTGGGATTGAAactcaattcattcatttggAAGAAACTCATTCATAATGCTACTAATTTAAGGGAGCTTCATTTGAATAGTGTGGATATGTCTTCCATTACGGAGAGCTCTTTGTCAATGCTAAAGAATTTGTCATCCTCTTTGGTTTCTCTTAGTCTACGAAAAACTGAGTTGCAAGGAAATTTGTCAAGTGACATCCTCTCTTTACCTAATCTTCAAAGATTGGATTTGTCATTTAATCAAAACCTTAGTGGTCAACTTCCAAAGTCCAACTGGAGCACTCCTCTAAGGTACTTGAACCTCCGTTTATCTGCTTTCTCAGGTGAAATTCCTTATTCCATAGGTCAATTGAAGTCTCTTACTCAATTAGTCCTTTCAGATTGCAATTTAGATGGGATGGTTCCTCTATCTTTGTGGAACCTCACCCAACTAACATATTTGGACCTTTCATTTAATAAACTTAATG GGTTCATTGGTGAGTTCTCAACATATTCTTTGCAATCTTTGTATCTCTTTAATAACAACCTACAAGGTCATTTTCCAAATTCAATATTTCAACTCCAAAATCTTACTTACTTAGATTTGTCATCAACAAACTTGAGTGGTGTTGTGGATTTTcaccaattttcaaaattaaacaaactaaGTTCCCTTGATCTTTCCCATAATAGTTTTCTTTCTATCAACATTGATAGCAGTGCTGACTCCATCTTACCCAACCTTGAATCATTATATTTATCTTCTGCTAATATTAaaagttttcccaaattcctaGCACGAGTACATAATTTGCAATGGTTAGATCTCTCCAATAACAACATTCATGGGAAAATTCCCAAATGGTTTCATAAGAAGCTCTTAAACACATGGAAGGACATTCGGTACATTGATCTTAGTTTCAAC AACTTTCAAGGAGATCTTCCAATTCCACCTTCTGGCATTAAATACTTTTCACTCTCAAATAACAACTTCACAGGATACATTTCTTCAACATTCTGCAATGCCAGTTCCCTTTATATGCTCGATTTGGCTCACAACAATTTGACAGGTATGATTCCACAATGCCTGGGAACATTAACTTCTCTTACTGTATTGGATATGCAAATGAACAACCTCTATGGAAGCATTCCTAGAACCTTCTCCAAAGGAAATGCATTTGAGACTATAAAGTTGAATGGCAACCAATTGGAAGGACCATTACCACAATCTTTGGCTAACTGTTCATATCTTGAAGTTTTGGACCTTGGTGACAACAACGTTGAGGATACATTTCCTGATTGGCTAGAAACTCTACCAGAGTTACAGGTGATAAGTTTACGATCAAATAATCTTCATGGTGCAATCACCTGTTCTAGCACCAAGCATACATTTCCCAAGTTGAGAATTTTTGATGTCTCTAACAACAATTTTAGTGGGCCCTTGCCAACATCATGCATCAAGAACTTTCAAGGAATGATGAATGTGAATGACAATAACACTGGTTTGCAATACATGGGTGACTCTTATTACTACAATGATTCTGTTGTGGTCACAATGAAAGGTTTTTTCATGGAGCTAACAAAGATATTGACTACTTTCACAACTATTGATTTATCAAATAACATGTTTGAAGGTGAAATTCCACAAGTCATTGGAGAATTAAATTCTCTCAAAGGACTTAACCTTTCAAACAATGGAATCATAGGTAGCATTCCACAATCTTTGAGTCATTTGAGAAATTTGGAGTGGTTGGACCTCTCATGCAACCAATTGAAGGGTGAGATTCCTGTGGCTTTGACAAATTTGAACTTCCTCTCAGTCTTAAACCTTTCACAAAACCATCTTGAGGGAATCATACCTAAAGGTCAACAGTTTAATACATTTGGAAATGATTCTTTTGAAGGAAATACAATGTTGTGTGGATTCCAATTGTCTAAATCATGCAAAAATGAGGAAGATCTGCCACCTCATTCAACatctgaagatgaagaagaatccGGATTTGGCTGGAAAGCGGTAGCAATCGGATATGCATGTGGGGCAATATTCGGGTTGCTATTGGGATATAATGTATTCTTCTTCACTGGTAAACCCGAATGGCTTGCAAGACATGTTGAACATATGTTTGACATAAGATTGAAAAGAACGAACAACAGAGCCATCGCAAATCGCAGAAGAATGAATTAA